DNA sequence from the Candidatus Woesearchaeota archaeon genome:
CAAAGCCTGGGCAAATTGCTCCAAAAGATATTGTTATTCCTGAAGGTCCAACACCATTTGCTCCAGGTCCAATAATTGGAGAGCTTGGACAATTCGGAATTAAGACTGCAGTCGAAGCAGGAAAAATCGCAGTTAAACAAGAGAAAATAATTGTTAAAGAAGGTGAAGTAATTAAGGATGCTGTTGCTGCATTAATGGGAAAATTTAATATGAAACCAATTGAGATTGGTTTGAATTTAGTTGCAGCTTATGAAGAAGGAATTATTTATGATAAAAAAACATTAGACGTTGATGAAACTGCATATTTAAATATGCTAACAAGTGCACACTTAGATTCAGTAAAATTAGCATACGCAACAGGTTATCCAACACCTGAAACATTAAAATTATTAGTTTCAAAACTACATAGAGAATCATTAACCTTGTCAATTGAACTTAACATAACAAATGATGCAACAATCAAATTTTTGCTTGCAAAAGCAGAGATTGAAGCAGGTTCATTGCCACAAACTGAATAATTATTAGGAGGTAACAACCATGGAATATGTCTATGCAGCTATGTTATTGCATAAAGCTGGAAAAAAAGTTGAAGAAGCACATGTTAAAAAAGTGCTTGAAGCTGCCGGAATTACAGTAAACGAAGCAAAAGTTAAAGCTCTTGTATCAGCTCTAAATGGTGTTGATATAGATAAAGCTATCTCAGAAGCTTCACTTCCAACTGCTGTATCAGCACAGTCTGCTGTTGCAAGTACTGCAAAGCCAACTGAAAAGAAGGAGGAGAAGAAAGAGGAAAAGAAGAGCGAAGAAGAAGCTGCAGCTGGTTTAGGTGCACTTTTCGGATAAAACCTCTTTACTCAACAACTAAATAATGCAGAAAGATGAGACAATATCTGACAAAAATAAGGATGTTTTAGTTAGTGATAAAAATAAATCACTTTCTAAAAATCCCCAATTTCTTCCTAAAGAAATATCAGATTTAAGAAGAAAACTCAATACTATTGATGAGAGCAAAGAAAATTGGTTCTCAAAAAAAGAGAGTTTAAAAAAACAAATTTCTTCACTTGTAAAAGAATTAAAAGATATTAAATTTAAAAAAGATGAATTAAATAAAAAAGTCCATGAG
Encoded proteins:
- the rpl12p gene encoding 50S ribosomal protein P1: MEYVYAAMLLHKAGKKVEEAHVKKVLEAAGITVNEAKVKALVSALNGVDIDKAISEASLPTAVSAQSAVASTAKPTEKKEEKKEEKKSEEEAAAGLGALFG
- a CDS encoding 50S ribosomal protein L10, with the protein product MKKVSHIPDLKKKMVRDLEELALKYPVVALVDLTNMPSPQLQKMRQSLRKNVFIYVVKKRMIGFALKNISSEKQGIEKLYNLTQNTIPALLFTSNNPFKLFKDLKKSKTVAAAKPGQIAPKDIVIPEGPTPFAPGPIIGELGQFGIKTAVEAGKIAVKQEKIIVKEGEVIKDAVAALMGKFNMKPIEIGLNLVAAYEEGIIYDKKTLDVDETAYLNMLTSAHLDSVKLAYATGYPTPETLKLLVSKLHRESLTLSIELNITNDATIKFLLAKAEIEAGSLPQTE